One segment of Thermodesulfovibrio sp. 3907-1M DNA contains the following:
- a CDS encoding conjugal transfer protein TraF: protein MTRKIVSIIIFLAVILVTYSGYAQTEPKKAEDNQKNTPFYYSPTKEGWWWYKNYVKPAPKKEEKENKEVATQDKDSKEQQWKPKLLKEYSYEELLYMHPDEFKKIYDYYLKLAVQRPTEENVYEFYNLQDVARKKALLFTHYSGYVWQKYPELSTERDIPIVGPGLFEKAELTQSELRQFARKNAQEYGYIVFVQPHCPYCESQLKILKYAEADGIPIKVVDITKNPSAQRTFAIEVTPTIILVSKKTGQYMPISAGVISLDEIYIRTARAIRMLEGEVPERYGIYEFQKGTSLDPTEPSPLWKKNNKDKEVK, encoded by the coding sequence ATGACGAGAAAAATAGTAAGCATAATAATTTTTTTGGCTGTTATTCTGGTTACATATTCTGGATACGCTCAAACTGAACCTAAAAAAGCAGAAGATAACCAGAAAAACACTCCTTTTTACTATTCTCCGACAAAGGAAGGCTGGTGGTGGTATAAGAATTATGTAAAACCTGCTCCTAAAAAAGAGGAAAAAGAAAACAAGGAAGTAGCAACACAGGATAAAGACTCTAAAGAGCAACAATGGAAACCAAAACTTCTTAAAGAGTACTCTTATGAGGAACTTCTCTACATGCATCCTGATGAGTTTAAAAAAATTTACGATTATTACCTTAAGCTTGCTGTTCAGAGACCAACAGAGGAAAATGTTTATGAATTTTACAATTTACAGGATGTAGCAAGAAAAAAGGCATTGTTATTTACTCACTATTCAGGGTATGTATGGCAAAAATATCCTGAACTCAGCACGGAAAGAGATATACCAATTGTGGGTCCGGGACTATTTGAAAAAGCTGAGCTAACTCAAAGTGAACTAAGACAGTTTGCAAGAAAAAACGCACAAGAGTATGGTTACATTGTGTTCGTACAACCTCATTGCCCCTATTGTGAAAGCCAATTAAAGATTTTAAAATACGCGGAAGCTGATGGTATTCCTATAAAAGTGGTTGATATAACCAAAAATCCATCTGCTCAAAGAACTTTCGCTATTGAAGTTACTCCAACGATAATACTTGTAAGCAAAAAAACAGGGCAATATATGCCTATAAGTGCGGGGGTAATATCTCTTGATGAGATATATATAAGAACGGCAAGAGCTATAAGAATGCTGGAGGGGGAAGTGCCAGAGAGATATGGAATTTATGAGTTTCAAAAAGGAACAAGCCTTGATCCAACAGAACCTTCTCCTTTATGGAAAAAAAATAATAAAGATAAAGAGGTGAAGTAA
- a CDS encoding TraC family protein, with translation MLLKLLGLEKEEPELTSLERAELYNNLRRDKLSKYLSPVAFDETRKIFYNQDDTYGIMFECCPVLALGYQALKVLEGLFRIGYPVGSVLQFILYADPDVSVYLDHYEKSKVYAPDYIKKSYQSLRKHYESKKYGNPPVRNYRLFFTIKMPAKNVSETQLKEIITSTKETLHAANLLPEHVGVETYISFLRKVLNLRNFENPELWYPYSPINKQVILSETEINVRENTIEITGSMPDGKKAKRFFRCVTVKNLPAEIDAFWANRVTGSYDGVSGDILQINTPFWFTLNILVEDMKTKLHGKANLVFGQQAVGSLIPSLMRKKEEFFWAIDRIDKGEKFFRIIPIVWVYSEDEEQTRTATYKVIRLWESTGAVMQEDKTILTPLFIYSLPFGFIIDHKTITLLDRDFIVPNETLVALCPLQTDYCGTGEPVLMFLGRKGQIIGINLFSKGASNYNFYIAAPSGKGKSFLTNFIVTNYYGAGAKIRIVDIGGSYKKLVKMFNGKYLEFSPESDICINPFSNIKDPVNDIPVIANIILQMSISSTGVLPQGVNHESVVNLIGAAVRWAINRFDEDACIDYVQQYLARFPEYYDEKEILCEGKEACVEDFRLIATHLAFNLSKFTSSGVYGRWFNGKSNFNIEHDDFVVLELEHLKALEDLFKVVVLQVINMTTMDLYLSDRQNPRMVIFDEAWQFLQDTEVFKKVIEEGYRRARKYGGSFGIITQSILDLKHFGRVGDVINSSSEFRFFLESSDFERAKDLKLITFDDFTMNLLKSVKYNAPKYSEIFIHSDTFGIGIVRLEVDPYSYYVYTSNPKEIAEIEQMVSQGMSYEQAIEEMIRKYRNG, from the coding sequence ATGTTATTAAAACTTTTAGGCTTAGAAAAAGAAGAACCTGAATTAACCTCTTTGGAAAGAGCAGAATTATATAACAATTTAAGAAGGGACAAATTAAGTAAATACCTATCTCCTGTTGCTTTTGATGAAACAAGAAAGATTTTCTACAATCAGGATGACACTTATGGAATAATGTTTGAATGTTGCCCTGTTCTTGCACTTGGTTATCAAGCTTTGAAAGTTCTTGAAGGACTATTCCGTATCGGCTATCCTGTTGGTAGTGTTCTCCAGTTTATATTATATGCTGACCCAGATGTTTCAGTATATCTTGACCATTACGAAAAATCAAAAGTGTATGCCCCTGATTATATCAAAAAAAGCTATCAGTCTTTAAGAAAACACTATGAAAGCAAGAAATATGGTAATCCTCCTGTAAGAAATTATCGTTTATTTTTTACTATAAAAATGCCAGCAAAAAATGTAAGTGAAACTCAGTTAAAAGAAATTATAACTTCCACAAAAGAAACTTTACATGCAGCAAACTTATTACCTGAGCATGTAGGGGTTGAGACATATATTTCTTTTTTAAGAAAAGTGTTAAATTTGAGAAATTTTGAAAATCCTGAATTATGGTATCCATACAGCCCGATTAATAAGCAAGTTATTCTCTCTGAAACTGAAATCAATGTAAGAGAAAATACGATAGAGATTACAGGGAGTATGCCAGATGGGAAAAAAGCAAAAAGATTTTTCAGATGTGTAACAGTAAAGAACTTACCTGCAGAAATAGATGCATTCTGGGCTAACAGGGTTACAGGTAGTTATGATGGGGTATCAGGAGATATTCTGCAAATAAATACACCCTTCTGGTTTACCCTGAACATACTGGTTGAAGATATGAAGACTAAACTGCATGGTAAAGCCAATCTTGTATTCGGGCAACAGGCAGTTGGTTCTCTCATACCTTCTCTTATGAGAAAAAAGGAAGAATTTTTCTGGGCGATTGACAGAATAGACAAGGGAGAAAAATTTTTCAGAATTATTCCTATAGTTTGGGTTTATTCGGAAGATGAGGAACAGACAAGAACAGCAACGTATAAAGTGATAAGGCTTTGGGAATCAACAGGTGCAGTAATGCAGGAAGACAAAACTATACTTACTCCGCTGTTTATTTACAGTTTACCTTTTGGATTCATAATTGACCATAAAACAATAACTTTACTAGATAGAGATTTTATAGTGCCAAATGAGACATTGGTTGCATTATGCCCTTTACAGACAGATTATTGTGGGACTGGAGAACCTGTACTGATGTTTTTGGGCAGAAAAGGACAAATTATAGGGATAAATTTATTTAGTAAAGGTGCGTCAAACTATAACTTTTACATTGCAGCACCTTCAGGTAAAGGAAAATCTTTTTTAACAAACTTTATTGTTACAAATTACTATGGAGCGGGAGCAAAAATAAGAATTGTAGATATTGGTGGTAGCTATAAAAAATTGGTAAAAATGTTTAATGGCAAGTACCTTGAATTTTCTCCTGAAAGTGATATATGCATAAATCCATTCTCTAACATAAAAGACCCTGTAAACGATATTCCAGTTATTGCGAATATCATTTTACAAATGTCTATTTCCTCAACGGGAGTATTACCACAAGGAGTGAACCATGAAAGTGTTGTTAACCTTATAGGCGCAGCGGTTAGATGGGCAATAAACAGATTTGATGAAGATGCCTGTATAGACTACGTTCAACAGTATTTAGCAAGATTTCCTGAATACTATGATGAAAAAGAAATTCTATGTGAAGGCAAAGAAGCCTGCGTTGAAGATTTCAGATTAATAGCTACTCATCTTGCATTTAATTTAAGCAAGTTCACTTCCAGTGGTGTATATGGAAGGTGGTTTAATGGGAAATCTAATTTCAACATAGAACATGATGATTTTGTAGTGCTTGAACTTGAGCATTTAAAAGCATTGGAAGACCTTTTTAAGGTCGTGGTGTTACAGGTTATAAACATGACAACGATGGATTTGTATTTAAGTGATAGACAAAACCCTCGTATGGTTATTTTTGATGAGGCATGGCAGTTTTTACAGGATACAGAAGTTTTTAAAAAGGTTATTGAAGAAGGTTATCGTAGAGCAAGAAAGTATGGAGGTAGTTTCGGGATAATCACTCAAAGCATACTTGATTTAAAACATTTTGGTAGAGTTGGAGATGTTATCAACTCATCAAGTGAATTCAGATTTTTCCTTGAAAGTAGCGATTTTGAAAGAGCAAAGGATTTAAAATTAATCACTTTTGATGATTTTACTATGAATTTACTTAAATCGGTAAAGTACAATGCTCCAAAATATTCGGAAATTTTCATACATAGTGATACTTTTGGAATTGGTATAGTACGGTTAGAAGTTGACCCTTATTCTTACTACGTTTACACGTCCAACCCTAAAGAAATTGCAGAAATTGAGCAGATGGTTTCTCAGGGGATGAGTTACGAACAGGCAATAGAGGAGATGATAAGGAAGTATAGGAATGGTTAA
- a CDS encoding metal-dependent hydrolase, protein MKWINHKISTFAITMLLTGNFAGSVIAAAGSIIPDAVEGHDYESERWRKNHRRLSHWLAGYIGVAIFLWSYLKFKLKINALVFPVGKYISLFSVFNSETLIYLLFYGGFFLSIGCILHVLEDALSSTVPVLHPTKRVFTLGLMRTGSPAEYLLSFSLLAGMLFFLK, encoded by the coding sequence ATGAAGTGGATAAATCATAAAATTTCGACTTTTGCAATTACCATGCTTTTAACAGGGAATTTTGCAGGTAGCGTTATTGCGGCAGCTGGCAGCATAATCCCTGATGCAGTTGAAGGACACGATTACGAAAGTGAAAGGTGGAGAAAAAATCATAGAAGACTCAGTCATTGGCTTGCTGGATACATCGGAGTGGCAATTTTTTTATGGAGCTATCTGAAATTCAAATTAAAAATTAATGCGTTGGTTTTCCCTGTCGGCAAATATATATCCCTTTTTTCTGTGTTTAATTCAGAAACATTGATTTATCTCCTTTTTTATGGAGGATTTTTTCTCTCTATTGGGTGCATTTTGCATGTGCTTGAGGATGCTCTAAGTTCAACCGTTCCTGTACTGCATCCAACAAAAAGAGTTTTCACTCTAGGCTTAATGAGAACAGGCTCACCAGCAGAATATCTGCTTAGTTTTTCCCTCCTGGCTGGTATGCTATTTTTTTTGAAATAA
- a CDS encoding DsbC family protein produces the protein MKKTTMLVSMVAFLLFVAVTGILYAESTNSLDEIAKRLKSTFPNFDVESVQETPVKGIYEVVGTGGQIIYYHPDGYVFFGELWTTTGKSITGERRQELMAKKIESLPLDKAVKVGTGKNKVITFTDPECPFCQKVYQFMSKRKDVTEYLFFLPFHNGSQEKISYLLCSKNKEKAYHEIMSTPGKNFKVSPECLESAKSTINFYTETANKLGVRGTPFLVVNGQPVYGANIPLIESLLNKSNTDAKEKK, from the coding sequence GTGAAAAAAACAACAATGTTAGTATCAATGGTGGCTTTTCTTCTTTTTGTTGCTGTAACAGGAATTCTCTATGCTGAAAGCACGAACTCCTTAGATGAAATCGCTAAAAGATTAAAATCAACTTTCCCGAATTTTGATGTAGAGTCCGTTCAAGAAACGCCAGTTAAAGGGATATACGAAGTTGTTGGAACAGGGGGGCAAATCATTTATTATCATCCTGACGGGTACGTCTTTTTTGGTGAACTGTGGACAACTACAGGCAAATCTATTACCGGTGAACGCAGACAGGAATTAATGGCTAAAAAGATTGAATCTCTACCTCTTGATAAAGCTGTTAAAGTAGGCACAGGAAAGAATAAAGTTATCACTTTTACTGACCCTGAATGTCCTTTCTGTCAGAAAGTATATCAATTTATGAGCAAAAGAAAGGACGTAACGGAATACCTGTTCTTCCTGCCATTTCATAACGGTTCTCAGGAGAAAATAAGCTACCTGCTGTGCAGTAAAAACAAAGAGAAGGCTTATCACGAAATAATGTCTACACCGGGGAAAAATTTTAAGGTAAGCCCTGAATGTCTGGAATCAGCAAAAAGCACCATAAACTTTTATACTGAAACTGCAAACAAGCTTGGAGTGAGAGGAACTCCTTTTCTGGTCGTGAATGGTCAACCAGTATACGGGGCCAATATTCCTTTAATTGAATCTTTACTTAACAAAAGCAATACTGACGCAAAGGAGAAAAAATGA
- a CDS encoding VRR-NUC domain-containing protein → MDYLSLNGYIVLRNNSGFIFLESKNGKRAIKMGKAGASDIIACSPEGKFVAIECKVNSKLTEKQKQFLDDVASRGGIALVVKSLDDLITFIKQTKN, encoded by the coding sequence ATGGATTATCTTTCTCTCAATGGTTACATCGTTTTAAGAAATAATTCAGGATTTATTTTTCTTGAAAGTAAAAACGGGAAAAGAGCGATAAAAATGGGTAAGGCAGGAGCATCAGACATTATTGCTTGCAGTCCTGAGGGCAAATTTGTGGCAATTGAGTGCAAGGTTAACAGTAAGCTTACAGAAAAACAAAAACAGTTTCTTGATGATGTTGCATCAAGGGGCGGAATTGCTCTGGTGGTTAAAAGTCTTGATGATTTAATAACTTTTATTAAACAAACAAAAAATTAA
- a CDS encoding lytic transglycosylase domain-containing protein, with product MFVKSLLVICVVFMTLFAFAQTSYENEKKFTFNAESLNQCFIQAGEYYQIHPHLLWGIAKVESNFNPYALNKNKNGTYDIGLMQINSSWIPVLKNYGLKNVSWLWDPCYNIYVGAWILSQCIQKLGYTWEAVGCYNATSSYKRVKYSKKIYEVIKPYTYTRAE from the coding sequence ATGTTTGTTAAGAGTTTATTGGTCATTTGCGTGGTTTTTATGACTCTTTTTGCATTCGCACAAACTTCTTATGAAAATGAAAAAAAATTTACTTTTAATGCTGAAAGTTTAAATCAATGTTTTATTCAAGCGGGAGAATATTATCAGATACACCCACACTTACTCTGGGGAATTGCCAAAGTAGAAAGTAATTTTAATCCTTACGCTCTCAATAAAAATAAAAATGGCACTTACGATATTGGCTTGATGCAAATTAATTCGTCATGGATACCTGTTTTAAAGAATTATGGACTTAAAAATGTTAGCTGGCTCTGGGACCCTTGTTACAACATTTACGTAGGAGCATGGATATTAAGTCAATGCATACAGAAACTTGGCTACACCTGGGAGGCTGTTGGTTGTTACAATGCAACAAGCAGTTACAAAAGAGTCAAGTATAGCAAAAAAATCTATGAAGTTATAAAGCCTTATACTTACACCAGAGCAGAATAG
- a CDS encoding ATP-dependent RecD-like DNA helicase: MPTITGIIINQITTKSGTWVQLKSRTWVYIPDVISDSLLGAKGNFCGERKQRKGCKPFIYAREYSIPEYFDIQKVIPKLVQYLEKINFKNKSLLKIQIILNFLVYLFVIGKLTLMKKIAKWKSEKILHYCKYPYEFYLNGHLDYPSTDVIAQALMIDEKQKIYPLAFFLLEHAYKNGKENIKVEELYSAVNKRLREKISLDEFIKIISSGRKMVLVDDKVFLNRVYYLKQKCLEIVSKKNSPSLSLSGLPEQLSGILSWKYSVLTGTAGTGKTTLVRQLKDSKLKVIFTATTGKAAKRIDESATTIHDLLGFGPKGFRKDRINADVVVIDEASMLTWQILYHALTKIDGHIIFVGDPEQTSPVQGSAVFQELINAMPEGSVKKLNVVYRTQRNERVLMKLNKYSAIQKIVSLSSYMERKNYNWQIITPLKRTAYDINLRLQHKFRGNGDDSIFKVGDRVMFLKNLRVDGEFIVSNGQVGTVAGRDDGYYVVKFGDKLVNCLPEEIDLSYAITIHKATGSEYDYVICYIPYGVNGEFLTDDLIKVALTRSKVRTYVICEDVNTLQKLKNYLSLEKKLCHDIVF; this comes from the coding sequence ATGCCAACTATAACTGGAATAATTATAAACCAGATAACAACCAAATCAGGAACATGGGTTCAGCTTAAAAGCAGAACCTGGGTTTATATTCCTGATGTGATAAGTGATTCCCTTTTAGGGGCTAAAGGAAATTTTTGCGGAGAAAGAAAACAACGAAAAGGATGTAAACCTTTTATTTATGCTAGAGAATATTCTATCCCTGAATATTTTGATATTCAAAAAGTAATACCAAAATTAGTGCAATATTTAGAGAAAATAAATTTTAAAAACAAATCGCTGTTGAAAATTCAGATCATTCTGAATTTTCTGGTTTATTTATTTGTAATTGGAAAACTTACTCTGATGAAGAAAATCGCAAAGTGGAAATCGGAAAAAATCTTGCATTATTGTAAGTATCCCTACGAATTTTATCTTAACGGACATCTTGATTATCCTTCAACAGACGTTATAGCACAGGCTTTAATGATTGATGAAAAACAGAAAATATATCCTCTTGCTTTCTTTTTGCTTGAACATGCCTATAAAAATGGTAAAGAAAACATAAAAGTTGAGGAACTTTACAGTGCTGTAAATAAAAGGTTGAGAGAAAAAATTTCTTTAGATGAATTCATAAAAATCATATCATCAGGGAGGAAGATGGTTCTTGTTGACGATAAAGTGTTTTTAAATCGTGTTTATTATCTTAAACAGAAGTGTCTTGAAATTGTATCAAAGAAAAACTCTCCTTCTCTCTCTTTATCAGGTTTACCCGAGCAATTGAGTGGAATTCTTTCATGGAAATACAGCGTTTTAACGGGAACAGCAGGAACGGGAAAAACAACACTTGTAAGACAATTAAAAGACAGCAAATTAAAAGTAATTTTTACAGCCACAACAGGAAAGGCAGCGAAAAGAATAGATGAGTCAGCTACCACGATACATGATTTGCTTGGATTTGGGCCTAAAGGATTCAGGAAAGACAGAATTAACGCAGACGTTGTGGTTATAGATGAAGCAAGCATGCTTACATGGCAGATTCTTTATCATGCATTAACAAAGATTGACGGGCATATAATTTTTGTTGGTGATCCTGAACAGACTTCCCCTGTACAGGGTTCAGCAGTTTTTCAGGAGTTAATTAATGCAATGCCTGAAGGCTCTGTTAAAAAGCTTAATGTGGTTTACAGAACGCAGAGAAATGAAAGAGTGCTTATGAAATTGAATAAGTACAGTGCTATCCAGAAAATAGTGAGTTTGTCTTCTTACATGGAAAGAAAAAATTACAACTGGCAAATAATTACACCACTTAAAAGGACAGCTTATGACATCAACTTAAGACTTCAACATAAATTCAGAGGGAATGGTGATGATAGTATTTTTAAGGTTGGAGACAGGGTAATGTTTTTAAAAAATCTCAGAGTTGATGGAGAGTTTATAGTCAGCAATGGGCAGGTTGGTACTGTTGCTGGCAGGGATGACGGATATTACGTCGTTAAATTTGGCGATAAACTCGTTAACTGTTTACCTGAAGAAATTGACCTTTCTTATGCGATAACCATCCATAAAGCAACAGGTTCTGAGTATGATTATGTAATCTGTTATATCCCTTATGGTGTAAATGGAGAATTTTTGACTGATGATTTAATAAAAGTTGCTTTAACCCGTTCAAAAGTAAGAACCTACGTAATATGTGAAGATGTCAATACTTTGCAAAAGTTAAAAAACTATCTCAGTTTAGAAAAAAAACTATGTCATGACATAGTTTTTTAA
- a CDS encoding helix-turn-helix domain-containing protein, producing the protein MLVNIEKAAYMLSLKPEQLKRALKKEKIPHIRLTGRNYLFNVEDLKKWVEKRKN; encoded by the coding sequence ATGCTGGTAAATATTGAAAAAGCAGCTTACATGTTAAGTTTAAAACCAGAACAGTTAAAGAGAGCCTTAAAAAAAGAAAAAATTCCTCATATAAGGCTCACGGGAAGAAACTACCTTTTCAATGTGGAGGATTTAAAAAAATGGGTAGAGAAGAGAAAAAATTAG
- the lepB gene encoding signal peptidase I, with amino-acid sequence MLKTLHQKLKQEQKLLMGKINLFKENKGRALFVIVILVVSALFGWGIANSLVISTGESLNKTLFIKSFSKEIREGDYVIIMSDPDDPIAKGRYLTKKVFCAPGSVLKIKGDDYYCNDSFIGAAKHKTKTGEPVTPFNPCMFPSQDKLNLAAKKVDNEGNSYCEIRIPDGYYFVAGTHKDSYDSRYFGLVPFSKILCKTIPII; translated from the coding sequence GTGTTAAAAACCTTACACCAAAAATTGAAACAAGAACAAAAACTTCTGATGGGAAAAATTAATTTGTTTAAAGAAAACAAAGGAAGGGCTCTATTTGTTATTGTGATTTTAGTTGTTTCTGCATTGTTTGGGTGGGGCATTGCCAATTCGTTGGTTATATCAACAGGAGAAAGTCTTAATAAAACTTTGTTCATTAAAAGTTTTTCAAAAGAGATAAGAGAAGGCGATTATGTTATTATAATGTCCGATCCTGATGACCCTATTGCAAAAGGTCGTTATCTTACTAAAAAAGTTTTTTGTGCTCCTGGTAGTGTTCTAAAAATAAAAGGCGATGATTACTACTGTAATGACTCTTTTATAGGGGCTGCAAAGCATAAAACAAAAACAGGAGAACCTGTAACTCCATTTAATCCCTGTATGTTCCCTTCTCAAGATAAATTAAATCTCGCTGCAAAAAAAGTTGATAATGAAGGGAACTCTTATTGTGAAATCAGAATACCAGATGGTTATTACTTTGTTGCAGGAACTCACAAGGACAGTTATGACTCCAGATACTTTGGGTTAGTACCTTTTAGCAAAATACTTTGCAAAACAATTCCAATAATATGA
- a CDS encoding helix-turn-helix domain-containing protein, whose product MGREEKKLEKILITTKEAMELLGIKSRTLLNWYMEKHNLPYIKIGHFLRFPLEELKKWKEKKFEKIAA is encoded by the coding sequence ATGGGTAGAGAAGAGAAAAAATTAGAAAAAATCCTCATTACAACCAAAGAAGCAATGGAACTGCTTGGCATAAAAAGCAGAACTCTTCTTAACTGGTACATGGAAAAACACAACCTTCCATACATAAAGATAGGGCATTTTTTGAGATTTCCACTTGAAGAACTAAAAAAATGGAAGGAGAAAAAATTTGAAAAAATTGCTGCTTAA
- a CDS encoding ImmA/IrrE family metallo-endopeptidase, translating into MTEESIRALARKFLKKNDLNSFPVDVKKAAEIVGAMVIFQKLPKISGVLLRGDHKDFPYIIGVNVEKSFYHRRFTIAHEIGHILLNHFKKFKILYDSDDFILNSSQLEREANIFASELLVPKDKLKSVLKLNPSMKGLCNFFQVSEQVMQYRLKEILIINSFVKFSQ; encoded by the coding sequence ATGACAGAAGAAAGCATAAGAGCTCTGGCAAGAAAATTTCTGAAGAAGAATGATCTTAACTCTTTCCCCGTGGATGTAAAGAAAGCAGCAGAAATTGTAGGTGCCATGGTCATTTTCCAGAAACTTCCAAAAATTTCAGGGGTTTTACTGAGGGGAGATCATAAGGATTTTCCATATATAATTGGTGTTAATGTTGAAAAATCATTTTACCATAGAAGATTCACAATAGCCCATGAAATCGGGCATATACTTTTAAATCATTTCAAAAAATTCAAAATTCTATACGATAGTGATGATTTTATTCTGAACAGCTCTCAACTTGAAAGAGAAGCCAATATTTTTGCCTCAGAGCTGCTTGTACCTAAAGATAAATTGAAATCGGTATTGAAATTAAACCCATCAATGAAAGGTCTTTGCAATTTTTTTCAAGTGTCTGAACAGGTAATGCAGTACAGACTGAAAGAAATTTTGATTATTAATTCTTTTGTCAAATTTTCTCAATAA